One window of the Sulfitobacter alexandrii genome contains the following:
- the tgt gene encoding tRNA guanosine(34) transglycosylase Tgt, which translates to MTRITFERLASDGKARTGVIRTPRGDIRTPAFMPVGTAATVKAMMPDSVAATGADILLGNTYHLMLRPTAERVARLGGLHKFMNWSGPILTDSGGFQVMSLADLRKLTERGVTFKSHIDGSRHEITPERSMEIQALLGSDIVMCFDECPALPASRDRIAESMELSMRWARRSRDAFGDRPGHALFGIQQGGLERDLRQQSAEALCEIGFDGYAVGGLAVGEGQEAMFDCLDYAPDQLPEDRPRYLMGVGKPDDIVGAVARGIDMMDCVLPSRSGRTGQVFTRLGVVNIKNGRHADDPRPLDESCGCPACRNYSRAYLHHVFRSQEIISSMLLTWHNLHYYQDIMAGMRAAVAEGRFAAWQADFHATRAQGDIDPL; encoded by the coding sequence ATGACCCGGATCACCTTTGAAAGGTTGGCCAGCGACGGCAAGGCGAGGACCGGCGTGATCCGCACGCCGCGGGGCGATATCCGCACACCCGCCTTCATGCCGGTGGGGACCGCGGCGACGGTCAAGGCGATGATGCCCGACAGCGTGGCCGCGACGGGCGCCGACATCCTGCTGGGCAACACCTATCACCTCATGCTGCGCCCGACCGCGGAGCGCGTGGCGCGGCTAGGCGGGTTGCACAAGTTCATGAACTGGTCGGGGCCGATCCTGACCGACTCCGGCGGTTTCCAGGTGATGAGCCTCGCGGACCTGCGCAAGCTCACCGAGCGCGGCGTGACCTTCAAGAGCCATATCGACGGATCGCGGCACGAGATCACGCCGGAACGGTCCATGGAGATCCAGGCGCTGCTGGGCAGCGACATCGTGATGTGTTTCGACGAATGCCCGGCGCTGCCCGCGTCGCGCGACCGCATCGCCGAGAGCATGGAGCTGTCGATGCGGTGGGCAAGGCGGTCGCGCGACGCCTTCGGTGACCGGCCCGGTCACGCGCTGTTCGGCATTCAGCAGGGCGGATTGGAGCGCGATCTGCGCCAGCAGAGCGCCGAGGCGCTGTGCGAGATCGGATTTGACGGCTATGCCGTGGGCGGGCTTGCCGTGGGGGAAGGGCAGGAGGCGATGTTCGACTGTCTCGACTACGCACCGGATCAGCTGCCCGAGGACCGGCCGCGCTACCTGATGGGGGTCGGAAAGCCGGACGACATCGTGGGGGCGGTCGCGCGGGGCATCGATATGATGGACTGCGTGCTGCCGTCCCGATCGGGGCGGACCGGGCAGGTGTTCACACGTCTGGGCGTCGTGAACATCAAGAACGGCCGCCATGCGGACGATCCCCGCCCGCTGGACGAAAGCTGCGGCTGCCCGGCCTGCCGCAACTATTCCCGCGCCTATCTGCACCACGTTTTCCGCAGCCAGGAGATCATCAGTTCCATGCTGCTGACATGGCACAACCTGCACTACTA